Proteins from a single region of Catenulispora acidiphila DSM 44928:
- a CDS encoding Na+/H+ antiporter subunit E — protein MSKRSNALVRVFALACWCMGVWVLLTWTRTAEQIAVGAVVSVAVAVALAPLGAVAGPWRLLDPRVAARVAGIVVVALGRVVWANVLLARRVWSPSLPLRSGMVIVPTTQRGALGLTVVGVVSSLIVDNQLVDVDAARGRLLYHAVDVPPRDAAQARERINGPLERFLPEERG, from the coding sequence ATGAGCAAGCGCAGCAACGCCCTGGTGCGTGTCTTCGCGCTGGCCTGTTGGTGCATGGGTGTCTGGGTGCTGCTGACGTGGACCCGGACCGCGGAGCAGATCGCGGTGGGAGCGGTGGTCAGCGTGGCCGTCGCGGTGGCGCTCGCGCCGCTCGGCGCGGTGGCGGGTCCGTGGCGGCTGCTGGATCCCCGCGTGGCCGCGCGGGTGGCGGGGATCGTGGTCGTCGCCCTGGGGCGGGTGGTCTGGGCGAACGTGCTCCTGGCCCGGCGCGTCTGGTCGCCGTCGCTGCCGCTGCGGTCCGGGATGGTCATCGTGCCGACCACGCAGCGCGGTGCGCTCGGGCTCACGGTCGTCGGGGTCGTCAGTTCCCTGATCGTGGACAACCAGCTCGTCGACGTCGACGCCGCCCGCGGACGGCTGCTCTATCACGCCGTGGACGTCCCGCCGCGCGACGCCGCGCAGGCGCGCGAGCGCATCAACGGGCCGCTGGAGCGCTTCCTGCCGGAGGAACGCGGCTGA
- a CDS encoding DUF3618 domain-containing protein → MSTDPTANPTANGARRPATVEKLREQVAHDRDELAETVTALHAKTDVKGRVREKTAGAEIAAAAIATRAGRAAGSVPRLIRWAAATASGQVHKSAPPAGSSSERPTLSLRDRLRIYFAIVTAILAFMRIRRWRSR, encoded by the coding sequence ATGAGCACTGATCCCACTGCGAATCCCACCGCGAACGGCGCGCGCCGCCCGGCGACCGTCGAGAAGCTGCGCGAGCAGGTCGCCCACGACCGCGACGAGCTGGCCGAGACCGTCACCGCTCTGCACGCCAAGACCGACGTCAAGGGCCGCGTCCGAGAGAAGACCGCCGGCGCGGAGATCGCCGCCGCCGCGATCGCGACCCGCGCGGGCCGGGCAGCCGGCTCAGTGCCCCGCCTGATCCGCTGGGCCGCCGCCACCGCGTCCGGGCAGGTCCACAAGTCCGCGCCGCCCGCTGGGAGTTCGAGCGAGCGCCCGACACTGTCCCTGCGTGACCGACTCCGTATTTACTTCGCGATAGTGACGGCGATTCTGGCGTTCATGCGCATCCGTCGGTGGCGCAGCCGTTAG
- a CDS encoding phage holin family protein has protein sequence MSIDDRRETHADEHLATLLTQAAHQFGQLARDELQTARAEFARNRRTLGFGGGLIGGAGVLAFVAVQAVAAAVIAALALAMPVWLAALIVGVAAGLTAAVLALVGKKQVGRVVPVVEETVDSVKADVAVIKEGGR, from the coding sequence ATGAGCATCGACGACCGGCGCGAGACGCACGCCGACGAGCACCTGGCGACGCTGCTGACGCAAGCCGCGCACCAATTCGGACAGCTGGCGCGCGACGAACTCCAGACCGCCCGGGCCGAGTTCGCCCGCAACCGCCGCACCCTGGGCTTCGGCGGCGGCCTGATCGGCGGCGCGGGCGTGCTGGCGTTCGTCGCGGTACAGGCCGTCGCCGCCGCGGTGATCGCCGCGCTCGCCCTGGCGATGCCGGTGTGGCTGGCGGCGCTGATCGTCGGCGTGGCCGCGGGACTGACAGCGGCGGTCCTGGCACTGGTCGGCAAGAAGCAGGTGGGACGCGTCGTACCCGTAGTGGAGGAGACCGTGGACAGCGTGAAGGCCGACGTGGCCGTGATCAAGGAAGGCGGTCGGTAA